GCCAATCAGGAAAAGCGTGCCGATCAACGCAGCCACTCCCAGCACATGACACAACCAAACCGGCACGCCAAACGCCACCGGCACCGTACCCACCACGACCGAAAGTCCGGCGCCGAGAAGTGCGTAAGGCATCTGCGTGCGCACGTGGGCCATGTGATGACAGCCACAGCTTTGCGAAGAAAGAATCGTCGTGTCCGAAATCGGCGAGCAGTGGTCACCGAAGATCGCTCCGGCCAGAACGCTTCCGACCACCGACAACAAAATCGGATCGGCGATATCGAGGGCCTGGCCACCGGCCGTCAGCATCGCGGCAGTCAGCGAAACGGAAAGCGGCACCAGGATGCCCATCGTGCCCCAGCTTGTGCCGGTCGAAAATGCCACCGCGGCGGCGAGTAGGAAGATGGTCGTCGGCAGCATCTCGATCGGCAGACTTGGCTCGAGTACCTGTTCCAGGTAGCCGGCCGTGTTCAAGCCATTCTGAGTCATCTGCATATCCTTATCGAACTTGGGGCGCTCGGTCTGGGCTGCCAGCGCCGCCGCAAACCACAAGATCAACAAGGCTGGCATCATCGCGTAGAAGCCTTTGAGGATCGCGGTTACAAACTGCGAAGCGGAAAGAAGCCGCTGCGGAGCGATCAGCAGCAAGGCCACCACCAGGCTGGCCGCGGAACCATAGACGAGTGCTTTGTACGAGTTGCCATTGCCAATGATTTCCAGCAGCGACGGTGGTTCACCTTCCCCCATCGCGGCTGCATAGCCGGTTTGATACAGCACGCCGACCACAACCACCAGCATGGTCATCACCGGGATGACGGCATTCAGCCAACTGGAACTTTCGGGCAATTGTTCGGCGGAGGCGACCTCTTCGTTGGAAGGCTTTTGCGAACTGAGCATGTCGATCTCAGCCTTGAGCATCGGGCCGAAGTCGCGGCGAGTGATCGCGATCAGTGGCACCAGTAGCAGCGCCCACCAGGTGTAAAAGCGGTAGGGAATGCTTTGGACGAACAGCAGGAACGCATCCGGCTTGGCGTCGCCATCGATCAGCTTGATGCCTTCGTCGATGAAGCTGATTTCGGTTGCGACCCATGTCGAGATCAACGCCAGGCCAGCCACAGGGGCGGCGGTCGAGTCGACGATGTACGCTAGCTTCTCGCGTGAGATCTTCAGGCGATCGGTCACTTCTTTCAGCGTTCCGCCCAGCAACAGCATGTTGGCGTAGTCGTCGAAGAAGATGGCTAACCCCATCAGCCAACCAGTAAGTTGCCCTTTCAAACGCGTGTCGGCGAAACGAACGATCAAGTTCACCAGGCCTCGCATGCCACCTGATGCCGATATGACGCCAATCATCCCGCCGGTCAGCAGGGTGAAGGTATAGACCTGGCGTTTATCTTCGTCGATCAGCTTGGCCCAAAGGTAGTCGACCCAAGCTGACTGCAGGCCAGCGATCGGATTGCCATGGTGCAGGATCAACGCACCAACCACGATGCCAACGAGAAGCGATAACAACGTCCGCCGAGTTAAGATCGCCAGAAAGATGGCAACCAACGGAGGAACAAGACTCAACCATCCAAAGGGATGCGGATCCATCCAGCTACTCGTTAGGGCTTGTGGAACTTGGTGAAATTGGAATCTCGAGAACGATCCGCGCCCCAGGACCATAGGCGGTGTCGATGTAAACATCGCCGCCATGGGCGTGGGCAATCGTCCAGCATTTGGTGAGGCCAAATCCAAGGCCTCGACCAGCTTCACGTCCGCTATGGAATGGATCGAAGACAAGCTCGGCCATTTCATCCGGGATGCCAGGACCGTCGTCCTGAACCGAAACGGTGGCCATGTGGTCGGCCTGGGCAAGGCTGATTTCGATCTGCCCTTCTTGTTTGAGGGCTTCCAGTCCGTTGCGAACGATCGCACAAAGAGCCAACACCAATTGATTGGCGTCGGCTTTCAAGCGAATGTCGGGATGGGGAGTTTCCAGTTTCAGCAAGGTCTGCTGTTGCCGGGCCGCTTCGTTCATTTGGTGGAAGCAGGCCTGGGCAATTTCGCTGAGGCGGCAATCGGCAAGTTGGGGCTGCGATGGCCGAGCGAAGAGCATCAAGTCGGCAATCATCTCGTGACCACGCATCGCTTGCGCGTAGATGGTCGCGAGTTCGTGCCGCCGATTTGGATCGGTTTCGCCATTGAGAAGTGCCTGGGCACGGCTGGCGATGTTGGCCAGAGGATTGTTGATTTCGTGACTGGCACCATACGCCAGTCGTCGAAGACTTTGCAGCTTCTCGTTACGCAAACGACGCTCGTCCTGAGCGGACGACGATTGGGAAGACGAGGAATCGATTTCGCGAGAAGCCATGCCAGGGGAGCAATCAAGAGGCAACAATCAATCTGGTTTGAAGTGCCCTATCTTAGTGCGATTCCGCCTGGAATCCTACGTGTTTCAGCGTTTCTGGCTGAGAAACCGGCTCAAAACTCGCTTGATTGCTGTCAGCCAAAAAACGAAACGTTTCGGAATCGTCGGGAACGCGGGTTCAAGCAACCATACTGCGGAGCCCGACCACGCAGCCCCAGCCAATACTGGCCAGGCCGACGCCTAGTGCTGGCACAAAGAGGAGGGGATTGGGAAGCGAGCGATTCACTTCGATCACCAACGGATCGTCGAACGAGACATCCGGAAATCTCGACTTTAGTAGTGAACGTGTCTCGATATCGATCCCTTTCACGCCACTGGTGACGACGCCCACGAGCGGGTCGTCGAAGAGATACTCGGTCGCGCCGGGCGGGCAATAATAACGAGCAATGACCGGGCGTTTGGTGAAGTTGCCCTGCAGCGTCAGTAAGGGAATTTCGATTTCCTCGAATTCGCCGTCGTCGTCTTCATCGAGATAAACATAGTCCTCCGCCAGTTCGTAGTCGTAGATGCATACGTGGCGATTGCCGCTGTTGACGCTCTCTTGCGTCAGTTCAAACAGGGTGACCTCTTGAGGCTGACCACCACAGTCCCACCACAGCGTTGCCTCTTGATAGCCATACCAACCCGCCGATACCGCGACGACGATAATGAAACGAAAGTCGGATAGCCAATGCATGGAAAGAGACTCCACGAGAAGAGCAGGGGCGAAGACGAGAATGCTGGATCATGGCACGATTCAGCAGACCGGCCCGGCAGACGAAGCGGTCCGCAGGGCAGTGCTTCGTCGCAAGGCCATCTGAAATATGGCCCATGAATGTGGAGGGTCAAATTAATTCGCTAGAGGGGGCTTTGCTCGTTCGCCCAGGCCTGTTTTCAGGAGATTCAGGTCGGTTCTCTTCTGTTATGAAGCCATCTCAGGTGGCGCGATTGGCGCAGTGGACTGGTGAGGATCTCTATCCCACGGCGATTACCGGCCGCTGAAGAACTGCCACCAGACGAAGACGCCAATCAACGCGAGTCCGCCGAAGAAGAACCCGGCGATCGAGCCGGCAGTCGGAAACGAGCGATCGACATCGAAGATCACCGCCTTGCTGAGATCGCTGCCTGGGACGATCGTGCTCATCAGCTTTTTCTCGTCCGACTTCAGGCCGGCAATATTGCTGACCACGACGCCCGTGAGTTGGTGGCGTTGGAAGACGCTTTGAAGCTTTTGTTCGTTTCCTTTAAGACCACTCACGCGAGCGACGACCGGGAACTTCGGTTGCTTCAGTTCCTGCATGTCCCCTTCCAGCAGCAATGGAATCCAGGCTCGAGTAACCTTGCCGGTGTCCTCTTCCTCTTCGAAGACGTACTCATCCGCAAAAATGAAATCGGTCACTGTCAGGTGGATGTTACTGATGTCCTCGTTCGAGCCGAGCGCATCAAGCTGGATGATTTCTGGTTCGGATGTGCCTGTCGAATAGAGACTAAATTCGCGCCACGAGTTGAAGCAGAGCATCACGCCAAGCAGCAGAAGCACAAATCGAAGATTAGCCATGGTTCGTTCAGTAAGGAGAGGATCGACATGACGTCGCGATCGCGGCCACCTCTGGCGGGTGGGTTAAGGCAGTCAGGATACCTGCTGGCAACGAGAAGTCAACAAGCCGCCGAAGAAACAGGGGGGCGCGTGGAGAAGCAGTCGCTCGTATGGTCAACGACACGCGGCACCGCGCAAGCAACGGGAGTCCGACTTGCGCGGTGAAGAGATGTGCCAGGAATAGGGAAGGGCGGTCTAAGAGTTGACCGATTCCATGTCCAGCATGTGGCAAGCCTTGTCGACCAGGGCTTCCACCGAAAATGGCTTCTGCATGAACTCGTTGGCACCGCAAGCCATCAGGTCGGCGACCTTGTCCTGCTCGATCATGCCCGAGATGCAGAGGATTTTGACGTCTTCCATCGTCTTGTCCATGCGGACCCGCTGGCAGACTTCCTTGCCGTTGATATCGGGAAGCATGATGTCCAGCACGACGATGTCTGGGTGGAATTCCTTGACCAGCATACCGGCGTCGAAGCCGTTGTTGGCGGTTCGCAGCTCGAAACGGCCATCGCGTTCGAAGGCGTCAACCAGCAGTTCCACCAGATCGACGTCGTCGTCAACGATCAGGGCCTTACGCTTGCCACTCTCGAGAGCGTCGGTCGGAATGCCGTTCTCTCGCATGAAGTTGTACAACTGATCACGCGGGATGCGTCGAAACCGGCTGCCGGGGACGCGAAATCCTTTCAACTGCCCCGAGTCGAAGCAACGAATAATGGTCTGTTGGCTGACCTTGCAGATCTTCGCCGCTTCACCGGTCGTAAAGACTGTTTTCATTTGCTGTCATCCTATCCCTAGCGTGTTTGGCAACCAATGCGATGAGTGGCTGTTGAGGGCCGCCAAGTATGTTGAGCATCCTCGCGCTCTGCGCATCCGTGTCAAACGAGTACATCCCGTTTAAAACTCTGATTTTCTGGAAGGTGTGTAATCGCTGCACCCCACGATAAATGAGTATTTCCGCTGTTCGTCCGGATATACCCCATTTACCGAATTTGCCAGATGTCGGAATTATATCGTCCCAGATTGCCACGTCAAGATTGATGTCGAATGCGCAAACTTAAACAGGACAACACTTTGCAGCACAAAGGGGTCGGCTGGCCAATATTTTGCCTAATCACAATCTGGGAAGATGCAAGAGCGAACGGCCCTGAATTTAGGGCCGTTTTTGGTGGCATGCTACTGATAGCAACGCCGTGGGAATCCCCAGGTTAGGAGGTCTTCGACCCCATCCGCCCGTCAAGATAAACCAGCAGCAGGGCGATGTCAGAAGGGGTGATGCCGCTGATCCGTTCGGCCTGGGCGACCGTCGTCGGGCGAACTCGCCCCAGCTTCTCACGGGCTTCGGTCCGCATCTGGGTAAGCCGCGTAAAATCGAACGATTCCGGAATTCGCTTGTACGAGAGCCGTTTTTGACGCTCGATCTCGACCTGTTGCCGGGCAACGTAGCCTTCGTACCGAAGGTCGTAGGTGACCTGCAGTGAGGCTTCGTCCGAGATACCCGATAATTGCGGTGCCAATTCGCAGACTTGTTCCCAGGTCGAATCGTTCCGACGCAGGATATTCGAGAGCAGCGTTCCCTGGTGCCGGGTCGTCGAGAGCGTTTCCAGGGCGGAATCGATCTGCTGCAGCTTGCTTGAAAAGGCTTCCCAACGCTGCGGTGTGATTAGTCCTCGCTCGTTCGACAACGGCGTCAGGCGGCGATCGGCGTTGTCTTGGCGAAGCATCAAGCGGTGTTCGGCCCGGCTGGTGAACATGCGGTAAGGTTCGTCGACGCCGCACGTCACCAGGTCGTCGATCAGCACGCCGATGTAAGCCTGCTCGCGGCCCAGGATCAGCGGCTCTTCCCCGCGACCTTCCAGGGCGGCATTGATTCCCGCCATCAGCCCTTGGGCGGCAGCTTCTTCGTAGCCGGTTGTTCCGTTGATCTGTCCGGCGAAATAGAGCCCGGTCACTTCCTTGGTTTGCAGCGAAGGCCACAACTGATCAGGCGGGCAGAAGTCGTACTCGACGGCGTAGCCATACCGCATGATCTGGGCGTTTTCGAGCCCTGGGATCAGCTTGAACATCTCGTCCTGAACGTCGCGTGGAAGGCTCGTCGAGATGCCGTTCACATACACTTCGCGGGTGTTGTGGCCTTCCGGTTCCAGAAAGAGCTGATGCCGATCTTTGTCGGCGAAACGAACCACTTTGTCTTCGATGCTCGGGCAATAGCGTGGCCCGCGCGAATCGATCTGACCGCTATACATCGGGGCCCGATGCAAGTTGGCCCGGATCAGGTCGTGGACTTTTTCATTGGTGTACGTGATATGACACGGCATCTGCTCGAGCGTCAGTTTCTCGGTCAGGTACGAGAATGGCTGAGGATCGTCGTCGCCGGGCTGCAGTTCGGTTTTATCGAAATCGATCGAGTTGTAGTTCAACCGTGCCGGCGTACCGGTCTTGAAGCGATCGAGCCGAAAGCCGAGTCGATTCAAGGCGTTGCTAATGCCGCTGCTGGTTCCTTCGCCACCACGACCGCCTGGCGTTTTCGATTCGCCGATGTGCATGATCGCGGCGAGAAACGTACCGGTAGTCAGCACCACGCGCGATGCAGCATAGATGGCACCCCCGTGCACGCTGACGCCGATGATTCGCTGCTTACCGTCGACGGTTTCGGTGACCAGATCGCTGACGATCTCTTGGCACAGGTCGAGGTTTGGCTGATCTTCGACCGCCAACTTGACCCACCACTGGTAAGCCTTCTTGTCGGCTTGGGCTCTCGGGCTGTGCATCGCCGGGCCTTTGCGGCGATTGAGCAAGCGAAACTGAATGCCGGTCGCGTCGATCGCTTGCCCCATGACACCACCCATGGCGTCGATTTCGCGCACGATCTGACCCTTCGCGATCCCGCCGATTGCTGGGTTACAGCTCATCTGGGCGACCGTGTCGAGGTTGGTTGTCAGCAGAGCGGTCTTCGCACCCAGGCGTGCAGCCGCTAGGGCGGCCTCGGTACCTGCGTGCCCGGCTCCCACGACAATCACGTCATATTGATAACGACACTCCGACATTCAATCACCTTGCAATCGACCTGCTGTTTAAGCGAAGCTGGTATTGTAGATCCCTCAGGCCACCTTCGCGAAGGGGCGAATCCCGCAAACGAGGCCGATTTCCTCGGCGTTTGGCCCTGTTTTCGCACGAAGTAGCCCTGCCTGGGCCTGCCAATTCCCTCTGACCATCATCCTGGACCATCATGCTGTTACGCTACCTCGTTTCCAACTTTCTTCGACAACAGGGCCAGACCGTGGTTCGCGATCTGGTGACTCAGCAGCTTGCCGAGCACAACACGGCCGAGGTTGCGCCGGAAGATATTCCGAAGCCAGATGTGGTGGTCGTGTTTGCCTTGGGGGTCGAATCGGCCGGTTTCAAAGAGCGGCTTCAGTCGGCCACTCCGGTGAAGATGGAGGGGAAAACGGTCACGGTCGGCAAGCTTGGTCCGCATGCGATCGGTGTCGTCGAGTCAGGTGTCGGCCGAAAGGCTGCCGGGGCAACGGTCCGCGACATTATCGATATCATCCAGCCCAAGTGGATTGTCTCGGCCGGGTTCGCCGGTGGTCTCGTGTCGGAACTGAAGCGGGGACATGTCGTGATGGCTAACTGCGTCCGCGATATCGAAGGGGGCGAAGTCGCCATCCCGCTGAACCTCACCTCAGAACAAATCGAGGCGACCCAAGGACTGGCGAGTGGAAAGCTGCTGACGGTTGACCGGATCATCGGAACGGTCGAAGAGAAGCGGCAACTGGGGGAAGAGCATGGGGTGGTCGCGGTCGAGATGGAAACGCTCGCGATCGCTCAGGTCTGCCAGGAGAAAGATACGAAGATGCTTTCGGTGCGGATCATTTCCGACACGGTCGATCAGCCGCTTCCGAAGGATCTGGAAAAGCTAATGGGCCAGAAGACCACCTCCGGCATGATCGGCGCCGCTGCCGCGACTATCTTCAATCGGCCGGGCAGCATCAAAGATATGTGGAACTTGAATACAATGGCCAATAAAGCCAGCTACAAGTTGGCCGGCTTTCTCGAAGGAGTTGTTCCGCAGCTCGACTTCGCCGTTCGTGACGATGACTAGCCAATGGCTTCTGTCGCCTACGTAGTTTTCGTACCGAAACCGACGTAAGCCAGAAGTCCGGCCGAGGCAAGGAAGATCACCCATTCGACTGCGGCCAGAACGTAGGTCGTTGTGCCGATGTCGGAGAAGAGTCCAAAGCTGATCGCACGGAAGATCACCGATAAACCGTGGATCAAAACGCAGCCAATCAGTAGCGGACGCGTGGCATCGTGCATTAAGAGCGGCAGCAGGAAGATCAGTCCCCACGCAAGCTCGACACCTCCATACACCACGAAGAATTCGGACTGGCCGCTCCCTTTCTGCAGGTCGAATCCGACCGAGTTGGAGGTCTGTCCTGGAGCCGACGCGCACCACACTCCAAGAAACATGTAAGCGACGCCAACGACGGCCAGAAATATACGAGCGAGAAACATAGCGGTCCTTTCGAGTTGCCTGGAAACAAAGCTCCCAGCAGAGTAGAACCGCAAAAGAAATCAGAAGCTAACGGATGTCGTCGTTATTCCGAAGCCCCCAGAGCATTTTCGAGAGCAAGCTGGTGGGAAGATCGGCGTCCATCACCCGCTGGTGATAGCCATATTTTCGCAAAATCGCCTCCGCTGCGAGGTAACCGCTACGGACGGCTCCTTCCATCGTCGAAGGCCAGCCGGTCTTCGTCCAATCGCCTGCCAAGGCCAGACCAGGCAAAATCGTCCCTTGCGATGGGCGGAGTCGTTCCAGGTCGGGCGTGGCCGAGAAGACCGCTTGCTTCTCGGTAACCACTTGCTGATCGAGCAGGTAAGGGGACTGCGGCACATTGAAGGCCGAGACTAATTCCGCCAGAACTTTGCGAACCAGTTCTTCCTGCTTAATGCCGGCCAAATCTTGCGAGGCACTAATGACGACCTGGTAGTAATAGCCGGTCGTGTCTTTCAGTTGGCGAGGACCATGGTTGAAGACCCACTGGCTGGTTCGGTCGAGCAGCACGGCATGGGGCAGCTTCGTTAAAGGTGAATCGAGCCAAAGATGAACGCTTGAAATTGGCGACGAGTCGATCTCGTCGACGTTGTCGAGCTTCGGGATGAGGTTCTTCAGCACGGTCGAGAACAGCTTGGGCGATTGATGCCATGGGACGGCCGCAATGAAATTCTCGTAGGTTCCTTCGCCACCCTGCCCAACGCGAACGTTGAACCGAGAGTTGAAATAAGCGACCTGACGCACGGTCGCTTGGCGATGAAACTGCACGCCCTTTTCGCCGAGACGCTGGGCGGCTTGCACGTCGAAGACATCTTGCAGGGGAATCCGCGGGACGTAGATCTGGTACGCCTGACGATTCCGCAGAAAGCCATCGACGAATACCTTCCGTGACGCCGAGAACGAGACTTCACTCAGTGGAGCTCCCAAGGCACTGACCAACACGATCTCCCAGAATCGGCTGATCGCTTCTTCCGACTGAAGCTGTTCTTTCAGCCAGTCGTACATCTTGTAGTTGTGATACTTTTTAACTGCCGACGGAGGAGCCATCTCCCACAAGGCGGCCGCGATCCGCTTCTGATCTGGACGCGAAAGATACTTCTGCCGCCGAAATGCCGATGCCAGATGCAGCGGGGCAGGAAGCCAGTTACTGCCCGAGAATGGATGAACGCGTCCTTCGCGGTCGATGAAGTGCAGCTTCGTATCACGACGAAAGCACGACTTCAAATCAAGGCGTTCGCAAAGCCCCAGGAAGTTGGTACAGCAGCCCATCGCCACAT
This genomic window from Bremerella sp. JC817 contains:
- a CDS encoding Na+/H+ antiporter NhaC family protein, producing the protein MDPHPFGWLSLVPPLVAIFLAILTRRTLLSLLVGIVVGALILHHGNPIAGLQSAWVDYLWAKLIDEDKRQVYTFTLLTGGMIGVISASGGMRGLVNLIVRFADTRLKGQLTGWLMGLAIFFDDYANMLLLGGTLKEVTDRLKISREKLAYIVDSTAAPVAGLALISTWVATEISFIDEGIKLIDGDAKPDAFLLFVQSIPYRFYTWWALLLVPLIAITRRDFGPMLKAEIDMLSSQKPSNEEVASAEQLPESSSWLNAVIPVMTMLVVVVGVLYQTGYAAAMGEGEPPSLLEIIGNGNSYKALVYGSAASLVVALLLIAPQRLLSASQFVTAILKGFYAMMPALLILWFAAALAAQTERPKFDKDMQMTQNGLNTAGYLEQVLEPSLPIEMLPTTIFLLAAAVAFSTGTSWGTMGILVPLSVSLTAAMLTAGGQALDIADPILLSVVGSVLAGAIFGDHCSPISDTTILSSQSCGCHHMAHVRTQMPYALLGAGLSVVVGTVPVAFGVPVWLCHVLGVAALIGTLFLIGKVPEQILQEADALRANETAE
- a CDS encoding HAMP domain-containing sensor histidine kinase, which translates into the protein MASREIDSSSSQSSSAQDERRLRNEKLQSLRRLAYGASHEINNPLANIASRAQALLNGETDPNRRHELATIYAQAMRGHEMIADLMLFARPSQPQLADCRLSEIAQACFHQMNEAARQQQTLLKLETPHPDIRLKADANQLVLALCAIVRNGLEALKQEGQIEISLAQADHMATVSVQDDGPGIPDEMAELVFDPFHSGREAGRGLGFGLTKCWTIAHAHGGDVYIDTAYGPGARIVLEIPISPSSTSPNE
- a CDS encoding response regulator — encoded protein: MKTVFTTGEAAKICKVSQQTIIRCFDSGQLKGFRVPGSRFRRIPRDQLYNFMRENGIPTDALESGKRKALIVDDDVDLVELLVDAFERDGRFELRTANNGFDAGMLVKEFHPDIVVLDIMLPDINGKEVCQRVRMDKTMEDVKILCISGMIEQDKVADLMACGANEFMQKPFSVEALVDKACHMLDMESVNS
- the mnmG gene encoding tRNA uridine-5-carboxymethylaminomethyl(34) synthesis enzyme MnmG: MSECRYQYDVIVVGAGHAGTEAALAAARLGAKTALLTTNLDTVAQMSCNPAIGGIAKGQIVREIDAMGGVMGQAIDATGIQFRLLNRRKGPAMHSPRAQADKKAYQWWVKLAVEDQPNLDLCQEIVSDLVTETVDGKQRIIGVSVHGGAIYAASRVVLTTGTFLAAIMHIGESKTPGGRGGEGTSSGISNALNRLGFRLDRFKTGTPARLNYNSIDFDKTELQPGDDDPQPFSYLTEKLTLEQMPCHITYTNEKVHDLIRANLHRAPMYSGQIDSRGPRYCPSIEDKVVRFADKDRHQLFLEPEGHNTREVYVNGISTSLPRDVQDEMFKLIPGLENAQIMRYGYAVEYDFCPPDQLWPSLQTKEVTGLYFAGQINGTTGYEEAAAQGLMAGINAALEGRGEEPLILGREQAYIGVLIDDLVTCGVDEPYRMFTSRAEHRLMLRQDNADRRLTPLSNERGLITPQRWEAFSSKLQQIDSALETLSTTRHQGTLLSNILRRNDSTWEQVCELAPQLSGISDEASLQVTYDLRYEGYVARQQVEIERQKRLSYKRIPESFDFTRLTQMRTEAREKLGRVRPTTVAQAERISGITPSDIALLLVYLDGRMGSKTS
- the hpnE gene encoding hydroxysqualene dehydroxylase HpnE, yielding MDFSAMRGQRVAIVGGGLAGIAAAEALSRFPFEIHLFEAKRSLGGRAGAYRDSDHPSLIDRCQHVAMGCCTNFLGLCERLDLKSCFRRDTKLHFIDREGRVHPFSGSNWLPAPLHLASAFRRQKYLSRPDQKRIAAALWEMAPPSAVKKYHNYKMYDWLKEQLQSEEAISRFWEIVLVSALGAPLSEVSFSASRKVFVDGFLRNRQAYQIYVPRIPLQDVFDVQAAQRLGEKGVQFHRQATVRQVAYFNSRFNVRVGQGGEGTYENFIAAVPWHQSPKLFSTVLKNLIPKLDNVDEIDSSPISSVHLWLDSPLTKLPHAVLLDRTSQWVFNHGPRQLKDTTGYYYQVVISASQDLAGIKQEELVRKVLAELVSAFNVPQSPYLLDQQVVTEKQAVFSATPDLERLRPSQGTILPGLALAGDWTKTGWPSTMEGAVRSGYLAAEAILRKYGYHQRVMDADLPTSLLSKMLWGLRNNDDIR